A section of the Subtercola frigoramans genome encodes:
- a CDS encoding peptidoglycan D,D-transpeptidase FtsI family protein: MTSIRSTRNRIAVAIIIITAVVAVLVVRLVDIQVVQADSLNKEAYNTLSMAQTIYSPRGDIVDANGTVLATTVIRYTVTASPVQVADFVPTDPATGKDLAPVTPVEAAAQIGAITGQTGDAVYALLTADKTSGYALIVKDLNLDQYNAIRALDIPWLQYSTDPQRVYPNGSVGGNLVGYMGDDTTAGATGTTGTGGLEAMENQCLTGTDGLQTYEKGADGVAIPNTLTVDKAPVTGGTVVTTIDSDLQYYSQQVLAQRVTETGAQWGSVVVEEVKTGKLLAVAQYPTADPNNLDATDSKYWGAIAFSDPFEPGSTFKAESAAALIDAGKATPATQVLTPYRYKSPGGAVVTDSEGHDPAQWTLTGVIQESSNVGISILSAMLTDQQRYDYMKKFHLGENTEVNFLGESEGILRTPQEWDEQTLYNTSFGQGITTTAAQVASMYQTLGNGGVRMPVQLVQGCKGADGTMADTPSTQGEQVISADAAQQTVNMMQSVVTGGYAASLLKIPGYNVAAKTGTAEVSNGQGAYGGGYLTSVAGVAPAEAPQYVVSVNIMKPVTIEDGSASAPVFQKIMSQVLQKYRVLPSTTPAVNYPTDY; this comes from the coding sequence GTGACCAGTATTCGATCAACACGAAATCGCATTGCGGTGGCGATCATCATCATCACTGCAGTCGTCGCTGTGCTGGTGGTCCGGTTGGTCGACATCCAGGTCGTGCAGGCCGATTCCCTCAACAAAGAGGCCTACAACACCTTGTCGATGGCCCAGACGATCTACAGTCCACGCGGTGACATCGTCGACGCCAACGGTACGGTGCTGGCGACGACGGTGATCCGGTACACGGTCACGGCGTCGCCCGTGCAGGTCGCCGACTTTGTTCCGACCGACCCGGCAACGGGTAAGGACCTGGCCCCGGTGACCCCCGTCGAGGCCGCAGCGCAGATCGGCGCGATCACCGGCCAGACCGGGGACGCTGTCTATGCGCTCCTCACGGCAGACAAGACCTCGGGCTACGCGCTCATCGTGAAAGACCTGAATCTCGACCAGTACAACGCCATCCGTGCTCTCGACATCCCCTGGCTGCAGTACTCGACCGATCCACAGCGGGTGTATCCGAACGGAAGCGTCGGTGGCAACCTCGTGGGATATATGGGTGACGACACGACAGCGGGCGCCACGGGCACGACGGGGACCGGCGGCCTCGAAGCCATGGAGAACCAGTGCCTGACCGGCACCGATGGGCTGCAGACGTACGAGAAGGGCGCCGACGGGGTCGCCATTCCGAACACCCTGACGGTCGACAAAGCACCCGTCACCGGAGGCACGGTCGTCACGACCATCGACAGCGACCTCCAGTACTACTCCCAGCAGGTGCTGGCGCAGCGGGTGACCGAGACAGGTGCCCAGTGGGGCAGCGTCGTCGTCGAAGAAGTCAAGACCGGCAAGCTGCTCGCCGTGGCCCAGTACCCTACAGCCGATCCGAACAATCTCGATGCCACCGATTCGAAGTACTGGGGTGCCATCGCCTTCAGTGACCCGTTCGAGCCGGGCTCGACCTTCAAGGCGGAGTCCGCCGCCGCGTTGATCGATGCGGGCAAGGCCACACCGGCCACCCAGGTGCTCACGCCGTACCGGTACAAGTCTCCCGGTGGCGCCGTCGTCACCGACTCCGAAGGCCATGACCCGGCACAGTGGACTCTGACCGGCGTGATCCAGGAGTCGTCGAACGTCGGCATCTCCATCCTGAGTGCCATGCTCACCGACCAGCAACGCTATGACTACATGAAGAAGTTCCACCTCGGAGAGAACACCGAGGTGAACTTCCTCGGCGAGTCCGAAGGAATCCTCCGCACCCCACAGGAATGGGATGAGCAGACGCTCTACAACACCTCGTTCGGCCAGGGCATCACCACCACGGCCGCCCAGGTGGCGAGCATGTACCAGACCCTCGGCAACGGCGGTGTGCGCATGCCGGTTCAGCTGGTACAGGGTTGCAAGGGTGCCGACGGAACCATGGCCGACACTCCGTCGACCCAGGGCGAACAAGTCATCTCCGCAGATGCCGCACAGCAGACCGTCAACATGATGCAGAGTGTGGTCACGGGCGGTTACGCAGCGAGCCTGCTCAAGATCCCTGGCTACAACGTTGCCGCCAAGACAGGAACAGCCGAGGTCAGCAACGGGCAGGGCGCCTACGGCGGTGGGTACCTGACGAGCGTTGCCGGCGTCGCTCCGGCAGAGGCTCCGCAGTACGTCGTTTCGGTCAACATCATGAAGCCCGTTACCATTGAAGACGGTTCGGCTTCGGCCCCGGTCTTCCAGAAGATCATGTCGCAGGTCCTGCAGAAGTACCGCGTGCTCCCTTCCACGACACCCGCCGTCAACTACCCGACCGACTACTAG
- the rsmH gene encoding 16S rRNA (cytosine(1402)-N(4))-methyltransferase RsmH, producing MDLSKIHTPVMLERTIELLSPSIGAPGAVLVDATLGMGGHAEAFLSRFPELTLVGLDRDPEALAIAAERLAPFGDRAKFVHCVYDEILDALQSLGYSEAQGILFDLGVSSMQLDRAERGFAYSKDAPLDMRMDGTAELTAEEILAEYSEADLRRIFWEYGEERLASRFAKRIVERRVENRLVRSAQLVDLISKATPAALARQGHPAKRVFQALRIEVNQELVALERAMPAAIDALALGGRMVVLSYQSLEDRIVKRALHAASSSSTPQGLPVELADHQAQLKLLVRGAELADDDEKTSNPRSTPVRLRAAERVAKADPQAVAERAAKAERARRPA from the coding sequence ATGGATCTATCCAAAATCCACACCCCTGTCATGCTCGAACGCACGATCGAGTTGCTTTCGCCCTCCATCGGCGCACCCGGTGCCGTTCTCGTCGATGCAACGCTCGGCATGGGTGGCCACGCTGAAGCATTCCTCTCCCGTTTTCCCGAACTCACGCTCGTGGGGCTCGACCGCGACCCTGAAGCGTTGGCCATCGCAGCCGAACGACTCGCGCCCTTCGGCGATCGTGCGAAGTTCGTGCACTGCGTCTACGACGAGATTCTGGATGCCCTGCAGAGCCTGGGGTACAGCGAAGCCCAGGGCATTCTCTTCGACCTCGGTGTCTCGTCGATGCAGCTCGATCGTGCCGAACGCGGGTTCGCCTATTCCAAGGACGCCCCCCTCGATATGCGGATGGACGGCACCGCCGAACTCACCGCCGAAGAGATTCTGGCCGAGTACAGCGAAGCCGATCTCCGGCGCATCTTCTGGGAGTACGGCGAGGAACGCCTGGCCTCCCGGTTCGCGAAGCGGATCGTCGAGCGGAGAGTCGAGAACCGGCTCGTGCGTTCGGCCCAACTCGTGGACCTGATCTCGAAGGCAACACCTGCAGCCCTTGCCCGACAGGGTCACCCGGCGAAAAGGGTCTTCCAGGCCCTGCGGATCGAGGTCAACCAGGAATTGGTGGCTCTCGAGCGAGCAATGCCAGCGGCCATCGATGCTCTCGCGCTCGGCGGGCGCATGGTGGTGCTGTCGTATCAATCCCTCGAAGACCGGATCGTCAAGCGAGCGCTTCACGCGGCATCCAGTTCTTCCACTCCACAGGGTCTGCCAGTCGAACTTGCCGACCACCAGGCGCAGCTGAAGCTTCTGGTGAGGGGAGCCGAACTGGCCGACGACGATGAGAAGACATCGAACCCCCGGTCAACCCCTGTGCGTCTGCGCGCGGCAGAACGCGTGGCGAAGGCAGACCCGCAGGCCGTGGCAGAACGTGCAGCGAAAGCAGAACGAGCGAGAAGACCAGCATGA
- the mraZ gene encoding division/cell wall cluster transcriptional repressor MraZ yields MFLGTYAPKLDDKGRIVLPAKFRDELASGVVMTRGQEHCIYVFSTREFETLHDKIREAPVTSKQARDYLRVFLSGASAENPDSQHRVTVPAPLRAYAGLDRDLVVIGAGTRAEIWDAEAWETYLAEQEATFADTSEEVIPGLF; encoded by the coding sequence ATGTTCCTTGGTACCTACGCCCCCAAGCTCGACGACAAGGGGCGAATCGTCTTGCCGGCCAAGTTCCGCGATGAGCTGGCCAGCGGAGTCGTCATGACCCGTGGCCAGGAACACTGCATCTACGTCTTCAGTACCCGTGAGTTCGAGACTTTGCACGACAAGATCCGCGAAGCTCCCGTGACCAGCAAGCAGGCGCGTGACTATCTCCGCGTCTTCCTGTCTGGCGCGAGTGCGGAAAACCCCGACAGCCAGCACCGGGTCACAGTGCCGGCACCACTTCGCGCCTACGCCGGCCTCGATCGCGACCTCGTCGTGATCGGGGCAGGTACCCGCGCCGAGATCTGGGACGCAGAGGCTTGGGAGACCTACCTCGCGGAACAGGAAGCCACCTTCGCCGACACCTCAGAGGAGGTGATCCCGGGACTCTTCTAG
- a CDS encoding DUF3040 domain-containing protein encodes MPLSEQEQKLLDEMERSLYHNDADFVSAVGGARGRLNYGSLVLGILLAIVGLGVVIVGVVIHAPVVGILGFAVMFTGVLVALKRSRLSAVRGSGARSSKSGSSRSKAGFMDRLNDRWDNRDEKNE; translated from the coding sequence ATGCCGCTATCGGAGCAAGAGCAGAAGCTCCTCGATGAGATGGAGCGCAGTCTCTACCACAACGATGCCGATTTCGTTTCGGCCGTTGGTGGAGCCAGGGGCAGGCTGAACTACGGTTCGCTCGTTCTCGGCATACTTCTGGCCATCGTCGGCCTCGGCGTGGTGATCGTCGGCGTCGTCATCCACGCCCCCGTCGTGGGTATCCTCGGATTCGCTGTCATGTTCACGGGAGTGCTGGTCGCGCTGAAGCGATCACGACTCTCTGCCGTACGCGGCTCAGGGGCGCGCTCATCGAAGAGCGGCTCGTCCCGAAGCAAGGCGGGCTTCATGGACCGCCTGAACGACCGCTGGGACAACCGCGACGAGAAGAACGAGTAA
- a CDS encoding polyprenyl synthetase family protein — translation MTERTHLTKLVDSHIANFITDREPILASIAPDLAPFGEFSRNLLSGGKRFRAQFCYWGWRAVSDDVFSGPNGQSARAEQEFAALVELCTALEFFHAAALVHDDIIDSSDTRRGGPAAHRRFESVHSSGSFSGSASAFGIASAILMGDLLLAWSDELVGDALGLLDSTASTKTRLEFNRMRFDVTVGQYLDIFEENAWPVVPESQHLDRAERVIVYKSAKYSVESPLVLGARLHGASEAQLDSLRAFGLPLGIAFQLRDDLLGVFGDSSRTGKPSGDDLREGKRTVLIALTRQTLSSGSKRIFDEMLGDPELTAEQISTLQATIADSGAADRVEERITAYVDTALRALAAADCSETSKIELSRLAGAITQRDA, via the coding sequence GTGACTGAAAGAACGCACCTGACAAAGCTAGTCGACTCTCACATCGCTAACTTCATCACAGATCGTGAACCTATTCTGGCCTCTATCGCACCCGATTTGGCTCCTTTTGGCGAATTCTCGCGGAATCTTCTCAGCGGCGGCAAGCGATTCCGAGCCCAATTCTGCTATTGGGGTTGGCGAGCAGTCTCTGACGACGTTTTTTCCGGCCCGAACGGCCAATCCGCCCGGGCCGAACAGGAGTTCGCAGCCCTCGTCGAGCTCTGCACTGCGCTCGAGTTCTTCCACGCTGCAGCCCTCGTTCATGACGACATCATCGACAGCTCCGACACCCGCCGAGGTGGCCCTGCTGCACACAGGCGGTTCGAGTCCGTTCATTCCTCCGGTTCGTTCTCGGGAAGCGCATCGGCATTCGGCATCGCCAGCGCCATTCTCATGGGCGACCTGCTGCTCGCCTGGAGCGACGAGCTCGTCGGCGACGCGCTGGGCCTGCTCGATTCGACCGCATCGACGAAGACGCGGCTCGAATTCAACCGCATGCGCTTCGACGTCACCGTGGGCCAGTACCTCGACATCTTCGAAGAGAACGCCTGGCCTGTCGTACCCGAGTCCCAGCACCTCGACCGCGCCGAACGGGTCATCGTGTACAAGTCGGCGAAGTACAGCGTCGAGTCACCCCTGGTGCTCGGCGCACGCCTGCACGGGGCATCCGAAGCCCAGCTCGACAGCCTGCGAGCCTTCGGCCTGCCGCTGGGCATCGCGTTCCAGCTGAGAGACGACCTTCTGGGCGTCTTCGGCGACAGCAGCCGCACTGGCAAACCGAGTGGGGATGACCTCCGGGAGGGCAAGCGCACCGTACTCATCGCCCTCACCCGCCAGACACTGTCTTCGGGCAGCAAGCGTATCTTCGACGAAATGCTGGGAGATCCGGAGCTCACCGCCGAGCAGATCAGCACGCTTCAGGCGACGATCGCCGACAGCGGCGCAGCCGATCGGGTCGAGGAACGCATCACCGCCTACGTCGACACGGCCCTGCGCGCGCTTGCGGCGGCAGACTGCAGCGAGACGTCGAAGATCGAACTCTCGCGACTGGCGGGCGCGATCACCCAGCGCGACGCCTGA
- a CDS encoding Rv2175c family DNA-binding protein yields MSDISSPRTWLTIPDLAERLGSTPGKVRKLIEEGALLAIRRDGVLSVPEVFLAGNLPLSELRGTIILLGDSGFSNDEMMQWLLEPEDSLDAAPIDALLAGRKAEVRRVAQALA; encoded by the coding sequence GTGAGTGACATTTCTTCGCCCAGAACGTGGCTGACCATTCCCGACCTGGCTGAACGACTCGGATCGACACCGGGCAAGGTTCGCAAGCTGATCGAAGAAGGCGCCCTCCTGGCGATCCGCCGTGACGGTGTTCTCTCGGTGCCAGAAGTCTTCCTCGCGGGAAACCTTCCGCTCAGCGAATTGCGGGGCACGATCATCCTGCTCGGGGACAGCGGTTTCTCGAATGACGAGATGATGCAGTGGCTGCTCGAACCGGAGGACTCGCTCGATGCAGCCCCGATCGACGCGCTGCTCGCCGGGCGCAAGGCCGAAGTGCGCCGTGTAGCTCAGGCGCTGGCCTGA
- the pknB gene encoding Stk1 family PASTA domain-containing Ser/Thr kinase, producing MTSAPTDPMTGRLIDGRYEVRSRIARGGMATVYVANDLRLDRRVAIKIMHGHLADDEAFRERFVQEARSAARLAHPNVVSVFDQGSDSDMAYMVMEYLPGMTLRDLLKDYGRLTTEQTLDIMEAVLGGLAAAHKAGIVHRDVKPENVLLADDGRIKIGDFGLARAASANTATGQALLGTIAYLSPELLTRGVADARSDIYASGIMMYEMLVGEQPYLGEQPMQIAFQHANETVPAPSVKNPSVPPEVDEIVVWATSRDPEARPHDAREMLDALRDAEESTTASIRATAALLRTAVMPPMMTGAISEAETQVLGRQNRPSAGHPSTAYPLATGVTAATAATVAFGSQAAAPSAAAGGLGSPAAPAPALLAAAGATALAGTKSHANPVEKLATKNTKRRRRGWWIFALVVVLVASAGGTGWFFSAGPGGQLRIPSVSDKSPDDATAALVALGLTVTPGTATNPTVPTGAVIGTDPPAGASVLNGTQVTLVTSIGPAQLPVPALVGQNADAAKQAATAAGFTVVDPQQTQFSSSVAAGTVIQASGADGQPLGATYGEQQPITLLVSLGGIPDVVGKSAGDANAALVAVGLVSAAGSEEYSDTVAKGDVISVDLPADPVHLGATVTLNTSRGPEPVTVPDVTGKSWSDAKAALQKLGFSLAYNGLADLAPDAFTVRATDPAAGASLDKGSKITVSFSGF from the coding sequence GTGACCAGCGCGCCCACCGATCCCATGACAGGTCGTCTCATCGACGGCCGTTACGAGGTGAGGTCGCGCATTGCCCGGGGCGGGATGGCCACGGTCTACGTGGCCAACGACCTGAGACTCGATCGACGGGTTGCCATCAAGATCATGCACGGGCACCTCGCAGACGACGAGGCCTTCCGCGAACGCTTTGTTCAGGAGGCCCGCTCAGCGGCCCGGCTCGCCCACCCGAACGTGGTGAGCGTCTTCGACCAGGGCTCAGACAGCGACATGGCCTACATGGTCATGGAGTACCTGCCCGGCATGACCCTTCGAGACCTCCTCAAGGATTACGGTCGGCTGACCACCGAACAGACGCTCGACATCATGGAGGCCGTGCTCGGCGGTCTTGCTGCAGCTCACAAGGCCGGAATCGTGCACCGCGATGTGAAGCCCGAGAACGTGCTGCTCGCCGACGACGGTCGCATCAAGATCGGCGACTTCGGCCTGGCACGGGCGGCAAGCGCGAACACGGCCACCGGGCAGGCACTACTCGGCACCATCGCCTACCTCTCCCCTGAACTTCTCACCCGGGGCGTGGCCGACGCCCGCAGCGACATCTACGCCTCGGGAATCATGATGTACGAGATGCTCGTCGGCGAACAGCCGTACCTGGGCGAGCAGCCGATGCAGATCGCGTTCCAGCACGCGAACGAGACGGTGCCGGCACCGAGCGTGAAGAACCCCTCTGTTCCTCCCGAAGTCGACGAGATCGTCGTCTGGGCGACCTCGCGCGACCCAGAGGCCAGGCCCCACGACGCCCGAGAGATGCTCGACGCACTCCGCGACGCCGAAGAGAGCACGACTGCTTCCATCAGGGCAACGGCTGCGCTGTTGCGCACCGCGGTGATGCCGCCGATGATGACGGGGGCGATATCGGAGGCAGAAACCCAGGTCCTGGGTCGCCAGAATCGGCCGTCTGCCGGGCATCCATCAACTGCTTATCCTCTGGCCACTGGCGTCACCGCCGCGACGGCGGCCACCGTGGCATTCGGTTCGCAGGCTGCAGCCCCTTCGGCTGCAGCGGGTGGCCTGGGTAGCCCTGCAGCGCCGGCCCCGGCCCTCTTGGCGGCGGCTGGAGCAACAGCGCTTGCCGGCACGAAGAGTCACGCAAACCCTGTCGAGAAGCTGGCGACGAAGAACACGAAGCGTCGCCGCCGTGGCTGGTGGATCTTCGCGCTCGTCGTTGTGCTCGTCGCCAGCGCGGGTGGCACAGGCTGGTTCTTCAGCGCCGGCCCCGGTGGCCAGCTCAGGATCCCGAGCGTCAGCGACAAGTCGCCCGACGACGCAACAGCCGCACTCGTGGCCCTCGGCCTGACGGTCACACCGGGCACAGCCACCAATCCGACCGTACCCACCGGGGCGGTGATCGGAACTGACCCGCCCGCTGGTGCGTCAGTGCTCAACGGCACGCAGGTCACGCTGGTCACCTCGATCGGGCCCGCTCAATTGCCGGTACCGGCCCTGGTCGGCCAGAACGCAGATGCCGCGAAACAGGCGGCCACAGCGGCCGGTTTCACCGTCGTCGACCCGCAGCAGACACAGTTCTCTTCGTCTGTTGCTGCCGGAACGGTCATCCAGGCCTCGGGAGCCGATGGCCAACCGCTCGGTGCGACGTACGGCGAGCAGCAACCCATCACCCTGCTCGTCTCGCTGGGCGGTATTCCCGATGTGGTCGGCAAGTCGGCGGGTGATGCCAACGCAGCGCTGGTCGCGGTCGGCCTGGTCAGCGCGGCCGGCTCCGAAGAGTACAGCGACACCGTAGCCAAGGGTGACGTGATCTCGGTCGACCTGCCAGCCGACCCGGTGCACCTAGGCGCCACGGTCACCCTGAACACCTCGCGCGGGCCCGAGCCGGTGACGGTGCCTGACGTGACCGGCAAGTCCTGGAGCGACGCGAAGGCCGCGTTGCAGAAGCTGGGCTTCTCGCTCGCCTACAACGGTCTTGCAGACCTGGCGCCCGATGCGTTCACCGTGCGCGCCACAGACCCCGCAGCGGGTGCGTCACTCGACAAGGGCTCGAAGATCACCGTGAGCTTCAGCGGCTTCTGA
- a CDS encoding class II 3-deoxy-7-phosphoheptulonate synthase: MIDLSERVIEALPSVIDGLDYWRTLEAKQQPQWPDRAAVEEASAQISKLPPLVFAGEVDTLRERLADAAAGRAFLLQGGDCAETFAGATADQIRNRIKTVLQMAVVLTYGASMPVIKMGRMAGQFAKPRSSDSETRNGVTLPAYRGDIVNGYDFTPESRTADPARLVAGYHTSASTLNLIRAFTQGGFADLREVHHWNKGFTSNPANARYEDLAREIDRAIRFMIACGADFEALKRTEFYTAHEALLFDYERPMTRIDSRTGTPYNTSSHFQWIGERTRNLDGAHVDFLSRVRNPIGVKIGPSTSPDDMLRLIDKLDPNREPGRLTFITRMGAGKIRDALPPLLEAIKASDATPLWVTDPMHGNGLTTPNGYKTRRFDDVVDEVKGFFESHRAVGTHPGGIHVELTGDDVTECLGGSEHIDEHTLETRYESLCDPRLNHMQSLELAFLVAEELRNAKS, translated from the coding sequence GTGATAGATCTGTCCGAACGTGTCATCGAAGCTCTGCCTTCCGTGATTGATGGTCTGGACTATTGGCGCACACTCGAGGCGAAGCAGCAGCCCCAGTGGCCTGACCGGGCTGCGGTCGAAGAGGCTTCAGCCCAGATCTCCAAGCTCCCGCCGCTCGTCTTCGCTGGCGAGGTCGACACTCTTCGTGAGCGCCTCGCCGATGCGGCAGCCGGCCGTGCGTTCCTCCTCCAGGGTGGCGACTGCGCCGAGACCTTCGCGGGCGCGACGGCTGACCAGATCCGCAACCGCATCAAGACGGTGCTGCAGATGGCCGTTGTTCTGACCTACGGCGCCTCCATGCCCGTGATCAAGATGGGCCGCATGGCGGGGCAGTTCGCCAAGCCGCGCTCGAGCGATTCAGAGACGCGCAACGGGGTGACGCTGCCCGCGTACCGCGGCGACATCGTGAACGGCTATGACTTCACCCCGGAGTCGCGAACCGCAGATCCAGCGAGGCTCGTCGCGGGCTACCACACCTCGGCGTCGACCCTCAATCTCATCCGTGCCTTCACGCAGGGTGGTTTCGCCGACCTGCGCGAGGTGCACCACTGGAACAAGGGCTTTACCTCGAACCCGGCCAACGCGCGCTACGAAGACCTGGCGCGCGAGATCGACCGCGCCATCCGGTTCATGATCGCGTGCGGTGCCGACTTCGAAGCGCTCAAGCGCACCGAGTTCTACACCGCGCACGAGGCGTTGCTGTTCGACTACGAACGCCCGATGACGCGTATCGACTCGCGGACGGGAACGCCCTACAACACCTCGAGCCACTTCCAGTGGATCGGCGAGCGCACCCGCAACCTCGACGGCGCCCACGTGGACTTCCTGTCGCGCGTGCGCAACCCGATCGGTGTGAAGATCGGCCCGTCGACCTCTCCCGACGACATGCTCCGTCTGATCGACAAGCTCGACCCGAACCGGGAGCCCGGCCGCCTGACGTTCATCACCCGCATGGGTGCTGGCAAGATCCGGGATGCCCTGCCACCGCTGCTCGAGGCCATCAAGGCCAGCGACGCCACGCCCCTGTGGGTGACTGACCCGATGCACGGCAACGGGCTGACCACGCCCAACGGCTACAAGACGCGTCGTTTCGACGACGTCGTGGACGAGGTCAAGGGGTTCTTCGAGTCGCACCGTGCGGTCGGAACGCACCCGGGCGGAATCCACGTGGAGCTCACCGGCGACGATGTGACCGAGTGCCTCGGTGGCTCGGAGCACATCGACGAGCACACCCTCGAGACCCGGTACGAGTCACTCTGCGACCCGCGCCTGAACCACATGCAGTCGCTCGAACTTGCCTTCCTGGTGGCGGAAGAGCTTCGTAACGCCAAGAGCTGA
- a CDS encoding lysophospholipid acyltransferase family protein has product MFYWFMKYLVAGPIVKAVFRPWVRGAENIPQTGGAILASNHLSFADSVFLPLMMERRISFLAKSDYFTGKGLKGWLTKLFFTATGQLPIDRSGGKASEASLNTGLEVLGRGDLLGIYPEGTRSPDAKMYRGRTGVARMVLEAGVPIIPVAMIDTEKVMSVGQPIRIRRIGIVFGEPLDFSRFEGMESDRFVLRSITDEIMYELHRISGQEYSDVYATSVKEKRAKAAR; this is encoded by the coding sequence ATGTTCTACTGGTTCATGAAGTACCTCGTGGCCGGCCCGATCGTGAAGGCTGTCTTCCGGCCCTGGGTGCGGGGGGCGGAGAACATCCCCCAGACGGGCGGGGCGATTCTCGCGAGCAATCATCTCTCGTTCGCCGACTCCGTCTTTCTGCCACTGATGATGGAACGCCGCATCAGCTTTCTGGCCAAGAGCGACTACTTCACCGGCAAGGGACTGAAGGGCTGGCTCACGAAACTGTTCTTCACGGCCACCGGCCAGTTGCCCATCGACAGGTCGGGAGGCAAGGCGTCAGAGGCCTCCCTCAACACCGGTCTGGAGGTGCTCGGCCGGGGCGACCTGCTGGGCATCTACCCCGAGGGAACGCGCAGCCCAGACGCGAAGATGTATCGCGGCCGCACGGGCGTGGCTCGCATGGTTCTCGAGGCCGGCGTGCCGATCATCCCGGTCGCCATGATCGACACCGAGAAGGTGATGAGCGTCGGGCAGCCGATCAGAATCCGCCGAATTGGCATCGTGTTCGGGGAACCACTAGATTTCTCTAGGTTCGAAGGCATGGAATCAGACCGATTTGTGCTTCGATCGATTACCGACGAGATCATGTACGAGCTCCACCGCATCAGCGGGCAGGAATACTCCGACGTGTATGCGACTTCGGTAAAGGAGAAACGCGCGAAAGCCGCGCGCTAG
- a CDS encoding ROK family glucokinase has product MHAIGIDIGGTKIAGALVDELGTILRSDRQPTMASNPQLIEDAVVSMVKRLSEGVEVTAVGVAAAGFIDASQSIVYYAPNISWRNEPFREKLQQRLGMHIIIENDANAAGWAEFRFGAGRLVSDMVILTIGTGVGGAIVSGDKLFRGGFGAAAELGHLRVVPDGLPCGCGARGCIEQYGSGRALLRTANELADAGGVGIGLAEVRSRVGTLTGLDVSDLIQSGDPGALLALRTLGHWLGQASASLGAVLDPQLFVIGGGVAQAGDLLLDPIRSAYLDVLPARGFHPEPEFRIAELVNDAGVVGAADLARLYAESI; this is encoded by the coding sequence GTGCATGCCATCGGAATTGACATTGGCGGGACCAAGATCGCGGGCGCTCTGGTCGACGAACTCGGGACGATTCTGCGATCGGATCGCCAGCCGACCATGGCCAGCAACCCTCAATTGATCGAGGACGCCGTGGTGTCGATGGTCAAACGCCTCTCTGAGGGTGTTGAGGTCACGGCGGTCGGAGTGGCGGCTGCCGGCTTCATCGATGCCTCCCAGTCGATCGTCTACTACGCGCCCAACATCTCGTGGCGCAACGAGCCCTTCCGCGAGAAGCTCCAGCAGCGCCTCGGCATGCACATCATCATCGAGAACGATGCCAACGCGGCCGGCTGGGCCGAGTTCCGTTTCGGTGCGGGCAGGCTGGTGAGCGACATGGTGATCCTGACCATCGGCACCGGTGTCGGCGGCGCGATCGTATCGGGTGACAAGCTCTTCCGCGGCGGTTTCGGGGCTGCCGCCGAGCTCGGCCACCTGCGGGTGGTGCCTGACGGGCTGCCGTGCGGGTGCGGTGCTCGTGGGTGTATCGAGCAATACGGTTCTGGTCGGGCCCTTCTTCGCACTGCCAACGAACTTGCCGATGCCGGTGGAGTTGGAATCGGGCTCGCCGAGGTGCGCTCGCGCGTCGGCACCCTCACCGGGCTCGACGTCAGTGATCTCATCCAGTCCGGCGACCCCGGAGCTCTTCTCGCCTTGCGCACTCTCGGTCACTGGCTCGGGCAGGCATCTGCCAGTCTCGGGGCAGTGCTCGATCCCCAACTGTTCGTCATCGGCGGGGGAGTGGCCCAGGCCGGCGACCTGCTTCTGGACCCGATCCGCTCCGCGTACCTTGACGTGTTGCCGGCCCGCGGGTTCCACCCCGAACCCGAGTTCCGGATCGCGGAACTCGTGAACGATGCCGGGGTTGTCGGCGCTGCCGACCTCGCGCGTCTGTATGCGGAGTCGATCTGA